A genomic segment from Halorubrum depositum encodes:
- a CDS encoding SPFH domain-containing protein, whose translation MDPISLQLGFGFGLVSVGLLFLLLVVVTLWQSFEIVDAYEKKTLTVFGEYRKLLEPGINLIPPFVSRTYAFDMRTQTLDVPRQEAITRDNSPVTADAVVYIKVMDAKKAFLEVDDYKKAVSNLAQTTLRAVLGDMELDDTLNKRQEINAKIRKELDEPTDEWGIRVESVEVREVNPSKDVQQAMEQQTSAERRRRAMILEAQGERRSAVEQAEGDKQSNIIRAQGEKQSQILEAQGDAISTVLRARSAESMGERAIIERGMETLEEIGKGESTTFVLPQELTSLVGRYGKALSGSDVQEMEGLEGKEFDDNTRKMLGLDDIDEILGQIEESAEMDVEELEKEAEAVKAGGAGGDIKSADEVIQEMDEEPVDEEVERET comes from the coding sequence CAACTCGGTTTCGGCTTCGGCCTCGTGAGCGTCGGCCTGCTCTTCCTGTTGCTGGTGGTCGTCACGCTCTGGCAGTCGTTCGAGATCGTCGACGCCTACGAGAAGAAGACGCTCACGGTGTTCGGCGAGTACCGGAAGCTGCTGGAGCCGGGAATCAACCTGATCCCGCCGTTCGTCTCGCGGACGTACGCGTTCGACATGCGGACGCAGACGCTCGACGTGCCCCGCCAAGAGGCGATCACGCGGGACAACTCGCCGGTGACGGCGGACGCGGTCGTCTACATCAAGGTGATGGACGCCAAGAAGGCCTTCTTAGAGGTCGACGACTACAAGAAGGCGGTCTCGAATTTAGCGCAGACCACGCTCCGCGCCGTCCTCGGCGACATGGAGCTCGACGACACGCTGAACAAGCGCCAGGAGATCAACGCGAAGATCCGCAAAGAGCTGGACGAGCCGACCGACGAGTGGGGAATCCGCGTCGAGAGCGTCGAGGTCCGCGAAGTCAACCCCTCGAAGGACGTCCAGCAGGCGATGGAGCAGCAGACCTCCGCCGAGCGCCGCCGGCGCGCGATGATCCTGGAAGCGCAGGGGGAACGCCGCTCCGCGGTCGAGCAGGCGGAGGGGGACAAGCAGTCGAACATTATCCGCGCGCAGGGGGAAAAGCAGAGCCAGATCCTCGAGGCGCAGGGGGACGCGATCTCGACGGTCCTCCGCGCGCGCTCCGCCGAATCGATGGGCGAGCGCGCCATCATCGAGCGCGGCATGGAGACCCTCGAAGAGATCGGCAAGGGCGAGTCCACCACCTTCGTCCTCCCGCAGGAGCTTACCAGCCTCGTCGGCCGCTACGGCAAGGCGCTCTCCGGCTCCGACGTCCAAGAGATGGAGGGGTTAGAGGGGAAGGAGTTCGACGACAACACCCGGAAGATGCTCGGGCTCGACGACATCGACGAGATCCTCGGCCAGATCGAGGAGTCCGCCGAGATGGACGTCGAGGAGCTGGAGAAGGAGGCCGAGGCGGTCAAGGCGGGCGGCGCCGGGGGCGACATCAAGTCCGCGGACGAGGTCATTCAGGAAATGGACGAGGAACCGGTCGACGAAGAGGTCGAGCGAGAGACCTGA